A part of Ziziphus jujuba cultivar Dongzao chromosome 8, ASM3175591v1 genomic DNA contains:
- the LOC107413979 gene encoding uncharacterized protein LOC107413979 isoform X1, translating into MTSIPGRGWSSGRLLRTGLTQLHMDPNPRRIRIGSDYTHLKAFSKSMDGGGIAGRGNGVLRFPLSPTCDFVIQRGDITKWFVDGSTDAIVNAANERMLGGGGADGAIHRAAGPDLLEACRNVPEVRPGVRCPTGEARITPGFRLPVSHVIHTVGPIYNANSDPEATLRSAYRNSLRVAKDNNIQYIAFTAISCGVYGYPYEEAATVAISTAKEFANDFKEVHFVLFLEDIYNVWLNKANELL; encoded by the exons ATGACGAGCATTCCAGGTAGAGGGTGGTCCAGTGGCAGGTTGTTAAGAACGGGTCTGACCCAGCTTCATATGGACCCGAACCCGAGAAGAATAAGAATCGGCAGCGATTATACTCATCTTAAAGCTTTTTCCAAATCCATGGATGGTGGTGGTATAGCAGGACGAGGAAATGGTGTGCTTCGGTTTCCTTTGTCTCCCACCTGCGATTTCGTTATCCAGAGAGGAGATATCACCAAGTGGTTCGTAGACGGTTCCACCGACGCCATT GTAAATGCAGCGAATGAGCGAATGCTTGGAGGTGGTGGTGCAGATGGAG CCATACATAGGGCTGCGGGTCCAGATCTTCTGGAAGCATGCCGGAATGTCCCAGAAGTTAGACCTGGAGTTCGCTGCCCAACAGGAGAAGCAAGGATTACTCc AGGCTTCAGGTTGCCTGTCTCTCATGTGATTCACACAGTTGGGCCCATCTACAATGCCAATAGTGATCCAGAAGCCACTCTGAGAAGTGCATACAG AAACAGCTTGAGGGTTGCCAAAGATAACAACATTCAATATATTGCTTTTACTGCCATATCTTGTGGTGTCTATGG ATACCCTTATGAGGAAGCTGCCACAGTTGCTATATCTACAGCTAAAGAGTTTGCAAATGACTTTAAAGAG GTGCACTTTGTACTGTTCCTTGAAGATATCTACAATGTCTGGTTGAACAAGGCGAATGAATTGCTCTAA
- the LOC107413979 gene encoding uncharacterized protein LOC107413979 isoform X2 encodes MIYSSVNAANERMLGGGGADGAIHRAAGPDLLEACRNVPEVRPGVRCPTGEARITPGFRLPVSHVIHTVGPIYNANSDPEATLRSAYRNSLRVAKDNNIQYIAFTAISCGVYGYPYEEAATVAISTAKEFANDFKEVHFVLFLEDIYNVWLNKANELL; translated from the exons ATGATCTACTCGTCG GTAAATGCAGCGAATGAGCGAATGCTTGGAGGTGGTGGTGCAGATGGAG CCATACATAGGGCTGCGGGTCCAGATCTTCTGGAAGCATGCCGGAATGTCCCAGAAGTTAGACCTGGAGTTCGCTGCCCAACAGGAGAAGCAAGGATTACTCc AGGCTTCAGGTTGCCTGTCTCTCATGTGATTCACACAGTTGGGCCCATCTACAATGCCAATAGTGATCCAGAAGCCACTCTGAGAAGTGCATACAG AAACAGCTTGAGGGTTGCCAAAGATAACAACATTCAATATATTGCTTTTACTGCCATATCTTGTGGTGTCTATGG ATACCCTTATGAGGAAGCTGCCACAGTTGCTATATCTACAGCTAAAGAGTTTGCAAATGACTTTAAAGAG GTGCACTTTGTACTGTTCCTTGAAGATATCTACAATGTCTGGTTGAACAAGGCGAATGAATTGCTCTAA